The window CTGAATAGCTATTTGCAAAGTTAATTATATGAATATCATGTTTTTTTGCATTTATAGATATAGAGTTAAGATATGCTCCCCATGCTTTTTCATCATAGATAAGTGAAGATATCGTCTCAATTTTGTTCTTAATATAGCTGTTTTTATTTTTTTGAACTACTAACTCAGCCTCTAGCGACTTAATATCTTGGTCGATTTTAGCTACTTTTGCTTCAGTATTTACATTTAAGTAAATTTTATCTTCATTTATCTTTGCCGTAACATCGGTAACTTTTTTTCTTGCGTCATTAAACTCATTAAAAGACAAGTTGTAAAACGGATAAGCTGCAGCAAATAGAACTGCAGCCACCATT of the Sulfurimonas sp. genome contains:
- the pilO gene encoding type 4a pilus biogenesis protein PilO: MNFKVMIESALHKIDSFFKEKSQKDIYMIYVMVAAVLFAAAYPFYNLSFNEFNDARKKVTDVTAKINEDKIYLNVNTEAKVAKIDQDIKSLEAELVVQKNKNSYIKNKIETISSLIYDEKAWGAYLNSISINAKKHDIHIINFANSYSENNSSAFGHVLDISLEVKGNYLDTVKFINSLEQSELVVDIHDFSIKAQNALNSDINISVWGITYR